In one window of Candidatus Cloacimonadota bacterium DNA:
- the rimO gene encoding 30S ribosomal protein S12 methylthiotransferase RimO: MSKYFIESLGCAKNLVDSEVFAAILERAGYEAADYPEEADLVLVNTCSFLEDSLRELDLVLSDLAILKQEGQFEQLLVTGCLMNRGLEDFAGLFPEVDAWIGLKDFAALERRLRLEPASEYPRTAIQGGFHRYLRVSDGCSNNCSYCAIPSIRGGMSSVPIEALVKEAEALAGEPEDGWRELVVIAQDTANYGLDIYGRKALPELLERLGALPQYRWIRVMYMHPDHFETAWLELWKRQPKLLPYFEIPIQHSEDRVLKAMNRKKGRRELEALFTTILKELPQAVLRTTVMSGFPGETKAEALALKSFVAAIPFLHLGVFNYSREAGTPAFALEEQVPPRTAARRMNALLAWQAKRREQLLESYVGKSVEVLVEEAEDEDEENAWIGRAWFQAPEVDGVTYIEGSGLQPGQIIRADVTNAVDADLFAAVYPQENEQ, encoded by the coding sequence ATGAGCAAATATTTCATCGAAAGCCTGGGCTGCGCCAAAAACCTGGTGGACAGCGAAGTTTTCGCCGCCATCCTGGAACGGGCCGGTTACGAAGCCGCGGACTATCCTGAAGAGGCTGACCTCGTGCTGGTGAACACCTGCTCTTTCCTGGAGGATTCGCTGCGCGAACTGGATCTGGTGTTGAGCGATCTGGCCATCCTGAAGCAGGAGGGGCAGTTCGAACAGCTGCTGGTGACGGGCTGTTTGATGAACCGTGGGCTGGAGGATTTTGCAGGCCTCTTTCCCGAAGTGGACGCCTGGATCGGGCTGAAGGATTTTGCCGCGCTGGAACGCCGGCTGCGGCTCGAGCCGGCCTCAGAATACCCCCGGACCGCCATCCAGGGTGGATTTCACCGCTATCTGCGCGTCAGCGACGGCTGCTCGAACAACTGCAGCTACTGCGCCATTCCCTCCATTCGCGGAGGCATGAGCAGCGTTCCCATCGAAGCGCTGGTGAAGGAAGCCGAGGCCTTGGCCGGCGAGCCCGAAGACGGCTGGCGGGAACTGGTGGTGATCGCCCAGGACACGGCGAATTATGGCCTGGACATCTACGGCCGCAAAGCCTTGCCGGAACTGCTGGAAAGGCTCGGCGCCCTGCCGCAGTACCGCTGGATCCGCGTGATGTACATGCATCCGGACCACTTTGAAACCGCCTGGCTGGAGCTCTGGAAGCGCCAGCCCAAGCTGTTGCCCTATTTCGAGATCCCCATCCAGCACAGCGAAGACCGCGTCCTGAAAGCCATGAACCGCAAAAAGGGGCGCCGCGAGCTGGAAGCGCTTTTCACCACCATACTCAAAGAGCTGCCCCAGGCCGTGCTCCGCACCACCGTGATGAGCGGCTTCCCCGGCGAGACCAAGGCCGAAGCCCTTGCCCTTAAAAGCTTTGTGGCCGCCATTCCCTTTCTACACCTCGGTGTGTTCAACTATTCCCGCGAGGCCGGCACCCCGGCGTTCGCGCTGGAAGAGCAGGTTCCGCCCCGCACCGCCGCCAGGAGGATGAACGCGCTGCTGGCCTGGCAGGCGAAGCGCCGCGAACAGCTGCTGGAAAGCTATGTGGGCAAAAGCGTGGAGGTGCTGGTGGAGGAAGCCGAGGACGAGGACGAGGAAAACGCCTGGATCGGCCGGGCCTGGTTTCAGGCGCCGGAGGTGGACGGCGTCACCTACATCGAAGGCAGCGGCCTGCAGCCCGGCCAGATCATCCGCGCGGACGTTACCAACGCCGTGGACGCCGACCTCTTTGCCGCAGTTTACCCTCAGGAGAATGAACAATGA